One window from the genome of Planctomycetota bacterium encodes:
- a CDS encoding 30S ribosomal protein S5 has translation MAEFLEESGGLESTTIGIYRTSSTVKGGRRFSFGALVVVGDRNGRVGLGYAKAPGVPAAIEKAQKDAKKNLHRVILQEGTVPHAVTGRFLASTVKIVPASAGTGVIAGGTVRAVLEMAGLHDVLTKATGSTNQRNLAKAVMEGLLQLRTKATIEELRGVKLGTSRVEEVIEAGRRYVTAVKTDPNKPRGPQGKKAEKGKGRGGKQGGGRGRGRGRDEAPADGAGAGEAPAAE, from the coding sequence ATGGCAGAGTTCTTAGAAGAATCCGGTGGACTAGAGTCCACAACCATCGGCATCTACCGCACCTCCTCGACCGTCAAGGGCGGCCGCCGATTCAGCTTCGGCGCCCTCGTCGTCGTCGGCGATCGCAACGGACGCGTCGGCCTCGGCTACGCCAAGGCCCCCGGCGTTCCCGCCGCCATCGAGAAGGCCCAGAAGGACGCCAAGAAAAATCTCCACCGCGTCATCCTCCAGGAAGGCACCGTGCCGCACGCCGTCACCGGACGCTTCCTGGCTTCGACCGTCAAGATCGTCCCCGCCTCCGCCGGTACGGGCGTCATCGCCGGCGGCACCGTCCGCGCGGTGCTCGAGATGGCCGGTCTGCATGACGTTCTGACCAAGGCGACGGGTTCGACGAACCAGCGCAACCTGGCCAAGGCCGTCATGGAAGGCCTGCTCCAGCTTCGCACCAAGGCGACGATCGAAGAGTTGCGCGGCGTCAAGCTCGGCACCTCGCGCGTCGAGGAAGTCATCGAAGCCGGTCGCCGCTACGTGACGGCCGTCAAGACCGACCCCAACAAGCCGCGCGGCCCGCAGGGCAAGAAGGCCGAGAAGGGCAAGGGTCGCGGCGGCAAGCAGGGCGGCGGTCGCGGCCGAGGCCGTGGTCGTGACGAAGCGCCCGCCGATGGCGCCGGCGCCGGCGAAGCACCGGCCGCCGAGTAA
- a CDS encoding 50S ribosomal protein L18, translating to MDKHAQKTIRRTRRRYGIRKRLFGTTERPRLCVFRSNQHIYAQIIDDVQGKTLAAASSKALEKGSNTAAATEVGKALAERAKEAGVQTVAFDRGGYRFHGRVKALAEAAREGGLKF from the coding sequence ATGGACAAACACGCTCAGAAAACAATCCGTCGCACCCGCCGTCGTTACGGCATCCGCAAGCGCCTCTTCGGCACGACCGAGCGCCCGCGCCTGTGCGTCTTCCGCTCCAACCAGCACATCTACGCTCAGATCATCGACGACGTGCAGGGCAAGACCCTCGCCGCCGCCTCGAGCAAGGCGCTGGAGAAGGGCTCCAACACCGCCGCGGCGACCGAGGTCGGCAAGGCGCTGGCCGAGCGGGCCAAAGAGGCGGGCGTCCAAACCGTCGCCTTCGACCGCGGCGGCTACCGGTTCCACGGCCGCGTCAAGGCCCTGGCTGAAGCAGCCCGCGAAGGCGGCCTGAAGTTCTGA
- a CDS encoding 50S ribosomal protein L6, giving the protein MSRIGNKPIDLPSGATVTLAGRMITVKGKDATLTYEHRPEVKVIVDADKKQVRVERANDLKQTKAYHGLTRALINNMITGVTKGFKKELEVNGVGWTAKLQGGKLALVVGYADTRYVAVPAGVKVAVDGNKITVTGADRQAVGQFAAAARAQRKPEPYNGKGIKYVDEVIVRKEGKAFAGGGG; this is encoded by the coding sequence ATGAGTCGCATCGGAAACAAACCCATCGATCTGCCCAGCGGCGCGACCGTCACGCTTGCCGGACGCATGATCACCGTCAAAGGTAAGGACGCGACGCTCACCTATGAGCATCGCCCCGAAGTCAAGGTGATCGTCGACGCCGACAAGAAGCAGGTCCGCGTCGAACGCGCCAATGACCTGAAGCAGACCAAGGCGTACCACGGCCTGACCCGCGCCCTGATCAATAACATGATCACCGGCGTCACCAAGGGCTTCAAGAAGGAGCTGGAGGTCAACGGCGTGGGCTGGACCGCCAAGCTTCAGGGCGGCAAGCTGGCCCTCGTCGTCGGCTATGCGGACACGCGCTACGTGGCCGTGCCCGCCGGCGTCAAGGTCGCCGTCGATGGCAACAAGATCACCGTCACCGGCGCTGATCGTCAGGCCGTCGGCCAGTTCGCCGCCGCCGCCCGCGCCCAGCGCAAGCCCGAACCCTACAACGGCAAGGGCATCAAGTACGTCGACGAAGTCATCGTCCGCAAGGAAGGCAAGGCGTTCGCCGGCGGCGGCGGTTAA
- the rpsH gene encoding 30S ribosomal protein S8 — translation MSLSDPIADMLTRIRNAVRNKADHVMIRQSKVCAGIAKVLTEEGYIAGFDPIDDGTGQGLLRVNLKYGSRGEQVIHKVQRVSRPSARVYRGVDDLPRVLDGLGIAIVSTSSGILSDRQAREKRVGGELLATVE, via the coding sequence ATGTCATTGAGCGACCCCATCGCCGACATGCTCACCCGGATTCGCAACGCGGTCCGCAACAAGGCCGACCATGTGATGATCCGCCAGTCCAAGGTCTGCGCCGGCATCGCCAAGGTCCTCACCGAAGAGGGCTACATCGCCGGGTTCGACCCCATCGACGACGGCACCGGACAGGGCCTGCTCCGCGTGAACCTCAAGTACGGCTCGCGCGGCGAACAGGTCATCCACAAGGTCCAGCGCGTTTCGCGCCCCAGCGCCCGGGTCTACCGCGGCGTCGATGACCTGCCCCGCGTGCTCGACGGCCTGGGCATCGCCATCGTCTCGACCTCCTCGGGCATTCTCTCGGACCGCCAGGCACGCGAAAAACGCGTCGGCGGCGAACTGCTGGCCACCGTCGAATAA